A single window of Capsicum annuum cultivar UCD-10X-F1 unplaced genomic scaffold, UCD10Xv1.1 ctg82403, whole genome shotgun sequence DNA harbors:
- the LOC107852554 gene encoding late blight resistance protein R1-A-like isoform X1, which translates to MDDTVKTEVEAELADMLQKSLKRKRYLIVLDDIWSVEVWDGMSRCFPTDENVGSRILLTTRNNEVARNAGTKNLSMQMNFMDQDESWNLFKSAAFSNEALSSLFETIGKQIAEKCYGLPLTIVVVAGLLKSKRAIEDWGSVSKDVTSLITNDPDEQCSHVLGLSYNHLTSDLKTCLLHFGIFPEDSEVPAKRLVRSWMAEGFLKLENDLEGEAEKCLQELVDRCLVLVCKKSLDGTKNRSCKVHDIIYDLCVREIQMENIFIMNDIVLDYSYSDSERRYLTMQKMQPFKRVTGDKIDYCPHGLYRALLTPVHHQLGDHDNNDLIKRTRSIFSFHLKDSFFVLKSELIHFKLLKVLELRNIDMDHFPVQILSLIWLRYLLLHFCKGVTWVFQPYKLFLTCLHVVARRSLL; encoded by the exons ATGGATGACACGGTTAAGACGGAAGTTGAAGCAGAGCTAGCAGACATGCTGCAAAAAAGTTTAAAGAGAAAGAGGTACTTAATTGTCTTAGATGATATCTGGAGTGTTGAAGTGTGGGATGGCATGAGCCGATGCTTTCCAACTGATGAAAATGTAGGGAGTCGAATACTGTTGACTACCCGTAACAACGAAGTAGCTCGCAATGCGGGTACAAAGAATCTTTCTATGCAGATGAACTTCATGGATCAAGATGAGAGTTGGAACCTTTTTAAAAGTGCAGCATTTTCAAATGAAGCATTGTCATCTTTGTTTGAGACTATTGGGAAGCAAATCGCAGAGAAATGTTACGGGTTACCACTAACTATTGTCGTGGTTGCTGGGCTTCTTAAATCTAAAAGGGCAATAGAAGATTGGGGAAGTGTTTCCAAAGATGTCACGTCACTCATCACAAATGATCCTGATGAACAATGTTCACATGTGCTTGGGTTGAGTTACAATCACTTGACTAGCGATCTAAAAACATGTCTTCTGCATTTCGGAATTTTTCCAGAAGACAGTGAGGTACCAGCAAAGAGATTGGTGAGATCATGGATGGCTGAGGGGTTCCTGAAGTTGGAAAATGATTTGGAAGGAGAGGCTGAGAAGTGTTTGCAGGAGCTTGTCGATAGATGTCTAGTCCTCGTCTGCAAGAAAAGTCTAGATGGAACAAAAAATAGATCATGTAAGGTTCATGATATAATATATGACCTGTGCGTGAGAGAAATTCAAATGGAGAACATTTTTATCATGAATGACATTGTGCTTGATTACTCATATTCAGATTCAGAACGTCGATATCTCACTATGCAAAAAATGCAGCCCTTTAAACGCGTGACTGGTGATAAAATTGATTATTGTCCCCATGGTCTTTATAGGGCTCTTCTTACCCCTGTACATCATCAGTTGGGAGATCATGACAACAACGATCTTATTAAACGAACCcgttctattttctcttttcatcttaAGGATTCATTTTTTGTTCTCAAATCAGAGCTTATTCATTTCAAATTACTCAAAGTCTTGGAGTTGAGAAACATAGATATGGATCATTTCCCTGTACAGATTCTAAGCCTAATCTGGTTGAGGTACCTATTATTGCATTTCTGT AAGGGAGTCACATGGGTTTTTCAACCATACAAACTATTTCTTACTTGTCTCCATGTTGTTGCACGAAGGAGTTTATTATGA
- the LOC107852554 gene encoding late blight resistance protein R1-A-like isoform X2, with product MDDTVKTEVEAELADMLQKSLKRKRYLIVLDDIWSVEVWDGMSRCFPTDENVGSRILLTTRNNEVARNAGTKNLSMQMNFMDQDESWNLFKSAAFSNEALSSLFETIGKQIAEKCYGLPLTIVVVAGLLKSKRAIEDWGSVSKDVTSLITNDPDEQCSHVLGLSYNHLTSDLKTCLLHFGIFPEDSEVPAKRLVRSWMAEGFLKLENDLEGEAEKCLQELVDRCLVLVCKKSLDGTKNRSCKVHDIIYDLCVREIQMENIFIMNDIVLDYSYSDSERRYLTMQKMQPFKRVTGDKIDYCPHGLYRALLTPVHHQLGDHDNNDLIKRTRSIFSFHLKDSFFVLKSELIHFKLLKVLELRNIDMDHFPVQILSLIWLRYLLLHFCKKVDIPPEI from the coding sequence ATGGATGACACGGTTAAGACGGAAGTTGAAGCAGAGCTAGCAGACATGCTGCAAAAAAGTTTAAAGAGAAAGAGGTACTTAATTGTCTTAGATGATATCTGGAGTGTTGAAGTGTGGGATGGCATGAGCCGATGCTTTCCAACTGATGAAAATGTAGGGAGTCGAATACTGTTGACTACCCGTAACAACGAAGTAGCTCGCAATGCGGGTACAAAGAATCTTTCTATGCAGATGAACTTCATGGATCAAGATGAGAGTTGGAACCTTTTTAAAAGTGCAGCATTTTCAAATGAAGCATTGTCATCTTTGTTTGAGACTATTGGGAAGCAAATCGCAGAGAAATGTTACGGGTTACCACTAACTATTGTCGTGGTTGCTGGGCTTCTTAAATCTAAAAGGGCAATAGAAGATTGGGGAAGTGTTTCCAAAGATGTCACGTCACTCATCACAAATGATCCTGATGAACAATGTTCACATGTGCTTGGGTTGAGTTACAATCACTTGACTAGCGATCTAAAAACATGTCTTCTGCATTTCGGAATTTTTCCAGAAGACAGTGAGGTACCAGCAAAGAGATTGGTGAGATCATGGATGGCTGAGGGGTTCCTGAAGTTGGAAAATGATTTGGAAGGAGAGGCTGAGAAGTGTTTGCAGGAGCTTGTCGATAGATGTCTAGTCCTCGTCTGCAAGAAAAGTCTAGATGGAACAAAAAATAGATCATGTAAGGTTCATGATATAATATATGACCTGTGCGTGAGAGAAATTCAAATGGAGAACATTTTTATCATGAATGACATTGTGCTTGATTACTCATATTCAGATTCAGAACGTCGATATCTCACTATGCAAAAAATGCAGCCCTTTAAACGCGTGACTGGTGATAAAATTGATTATTGTCCCCATGGTCTTTATAGGGCTCTTCTTACCCCTGTACATCATCAGTTGGGAGATCATGACAACAACGATCTTATTAAACGAACCcgttctattttctcttttcatcttaAGGATTCATTTTTTGTTCTCAAATCAGAGCTTATTCATTTCAAATTACTCAAAGTCTTGGAGTTGAGAAACATAGATATGGATCATTTCCCTGTACAGATTCTAAGCCTAATCTGGTTGAGGTACCTATTATTGCATTTCTGTAAGAAAGTAGACATACCTCCAGAAATTTGA